CATCCCCAGCAGGCCCACATCAGCCAGCAGCAGCAGCTCGAGGCGCAGCTCACGAACCTCACCCTTGGTACCCAGGGTCTTTTGGCGTGGGGCACGGTTTACACTGCTTTTAAAACGGGTGTTACCCAAACCGTGGAATCCACCCTTGGCCACCAGCAGCTTTTGCCCTACTTCGGTCAAATCACCCAGCACTTCATCGGTATCTATGTCTACGGCACGAGTACCCACGGGAACACGCAAGGTCAGATCGCTGCCACCTTTACCGGTACAGTCACGACCACGGCCGTTTTCACCGCGCTCTGCAAGGTAAAAACGCTCAAAGCGGTAATCAATCAGGGTGTTGAGGCTGGCGTCGGCCACCAGATACACACTGCCGCCATCGCCACCGTCGCCTCCATCGGGACCACCGTCTGGAATGTATTTTTCACGGCGAAAGCTTACGCAACCGCTGCCACCGTCACCGGCCTGAACCTTAATGACCGCCTCGTCGACGAACTTCATATCAACTCCTCACCACAGAATGGGGCAATTATACCGCCTGCAGCGCGGCAGACCAAAATCTCTATCAAACATAGGGCAAAGCCCCAGACAAAACAAAAGCCCCACCAGAGGCGGGGCTTTATCAGCTTAGCTGTTTCGAAGCTTAGTCTTCGATGCTAACAAACTTACGGTTGTTAGGACCTTTAACTTCGAACTTAACTTTGCCGTCGGTCAGAGCGAACAGGGTGTGGTCACGACCAATACCTACGTTCACACCGGCGTGGAACTTGGTGCCACGCTGACGAACAATGATGTTACCAGCCAGAACTGATTCGCCGCCGAAGCGCTTTACACCAAGACGTTTGCTTTCTGAATCGCGGCCGTTACGAGTAGAACCGCCAGCTTTTTTGTGTGCCATGAGTCAGACTCCTATTAAGCGTTGATAGCAGTGATTTTAACTTCAGTGAACCACTGACGGTGGCCCATCTTCTTCTCGTGGTGCTTACGACGACGGAACTTCTGGATAGTTACCTTTTCGCCGCGGCCGTGAGCAACAACAGTAGCAACTACTTTGCCGCCAGCAACCAGTGGAGCACCCACTTTCACGTTTTCGCCATCAGCAACCAACAGAACCTGATCGAACTCGATGGTTTCACCAGTAGCAACTTCGATTTTTTCCAAACGTACAGTATGGCCTTCAGCAACACGGTGTTGCTTGCCACCACTTTGAAAAACAGCGTACATAGCTATTTTACTCCGAAAAATTCTGACGCTTCGCTCTGAATCCCCTCGGGGCGTGTGCGATGCGCCATAAAAAACTTTAATGACAATGGGCGCGGAGTTTACGCTAAGAATGCCCAGCTGACAAGCCCTAATTAGCAAAGATTAAAAAAAGACCCGCATAACTCCCACATTAACCGGGCAACTGCTGCCATCGTCATTATTTTTAGGTAAGATCGCGACTATTATAACACTTATGCCTAAATCAGGGCTTAGTTATGCCCAGTCCTGACAATCAGAGTCTATCTATGGATTTGAATGCCATTCGACAGCTGGCCGACGCCGATATGCAGGCAGTCAATCAGCTGATCTACAAACAACTGGAATCCGATGTTGCCCTCATCAACCAGCTGGGCTTTTACATTATTAACGGAGGCGGCAAACGTCTGCGCCCTCTGTTATCGGTATTGGCCGCCCGCGCCGTTAACTATAATGGTGAAGGTCATCTGAAGCTCGCCGCCATTATCGAGTTTATTCATACGGCCTCGCTGCTCCACGACGACGTAGTGGATGAGTCTACGTTGCGCCGGGGCCGCGAAACCGCCAATGCCCTCTTTGGCAACAGCGCCAGCGTACTGGTGGGTGACTTCCTTTATACCCGCTCTTTCCAGATGATGACCGAGCTTGGCAGCATGAAGGTGCTGCAGGTGCTGGCCGACGCCACCAACGTGCTGGCCGAAGGGGAAGTGCTGCAGCTGATGAACTGCAACGACCCCAATACCACCGAAGAAAGCTACATGCGGGTTATCTACTGCAAAACCGCCAAGCTGTTTGAAGCAGCTACCCGCCTGGCCGCCGTGCTGGCAGGCAGCGATGAAAAGGTAGAAGAAGCCCTTGCCGACTACGGTAAGTATCTGGGCACCGCCTTCCAGCTGATTGACGACTTGCTGGATTACACCAGTGACGCCGAAGAGCTGGGCAAAAACATCGGTGACGACCTCGCCGAAGGCAAGCCTACCCTGCCACTGATTTACGCCATCGGCCATGGTAATGAGCGGGAGCAGGACCTGATTCGTACCGCCATTGAAAAAGCCGATGGCACAGGTGCCATTGAGGAAATCCTCACTGCCCTGCATCGCTGTGGCGCGCTGGATTACACCCGCAGGCGCGCTGAGGAAGAAGCAGATAAGGCCATCTCAGCTCTCAGCGTGCTGCCGGAAGGCGACTTTAAAGTGGCGCTTGAGTCACTGGCCAGAATCGCAGTCTCCCGCAGTAACTGATAGCCCGCAGTAACTGATAGCCCGCTGACAGCCATCATGGCCCAATAAAAAACCTCGCCAATGCGAGGTTTTTTTATTGGCCTGCACTCATAAGCGCTGCGCGAGTTACAGGCGCCAGTCGATGGGCTCGCCGCCCTGCGCCTGTAATAACTGATTGATTTTTGAAAAGTGGCCGCAACCAAAAAAGCCACGGTAAGCCGACAAGGGCGATGGATGCACACCCGACAGCACCTGATGCTGAGTAGCGGTAATACCCTTGCCCTTCTTGATGGCATGGCTGCCCCAGAGCACAAAGACGATGGGGGCTTCACGGTCATTGAGCAGCTTAAGCGCAGCGGCTGTAAAGGTTTCCCAGCCCGCCTTGGCGTGGGAGTGGGCCTTGCCCTCCTCTACCGTGAGCACGGTATTGAGCATCAACACCCCTTGTTTGGCCCAGGGCAGCAGATAGCCATGTGACGGGGTGTCAAAGCCGGGAATATCCGTGCTGAGCTCCTTATACATGTTCACCAGCGAGGGCGGCGGCTTAATACCCGGCTTCACCGAGAAACACAGCCCATGGGCCTGACCGGCACCGTGGTATGGGTCCTGGCCAATCAGCACTACCCGCACCTGATCCAATGGCGTGTGCTCAAACGCCGCGAACACCTCTTCTTCGGGAGGATAAATGGTTTTGCCACTTTGGCGCTCGGCAGCAACAAATTCGGTGAGGGATTTAAAGTAGGGTTTCTCGGATTCGGCGGCAATAAAGTCCTGCCAACATGCAACGGCCATGGGGCTCCCGGGCTGAATGATTCACAGCAAAGCAGTGTATCTTATCGGCCATAGCAAATCAGCCTCCATGCCCGATTGCCTCAACCGCGTCACGACCCAGATCCCAATCGGGACGAAAGCCTGTAGTCAGCCGCGTGGATTTGGGTAAAATCAGCAAAGATGAAAATACAGGACGCAACCATGTCAGAAAACGCCAACAGTCTGTTCGAACTCGCCGATAAGTTTATTGCGCTGGCCAACGAGCTCACCACCGCCGAAGGCGATGTGGGTAAAGTGGGTACGGCGCTGCGTTTTGCCGCTGCCCGCTTCAATGCCTTTGAAGCCGCCATCAAGTCGGCCGATCTGCAAAACGAAAAGGCCAACGCCCTTAAGTGGTTCAGCGATGATTATCAGGACATGCTGAACGATAACCTGGACGATCATATCGCCAACCCGCCAGTAGCTGCAGCAGCCGAGCCTGCCGTTGATACGGCAGTGCAAACGTTCAAGCTCTGAGCCACTCAAAAGCGCAATAAAAAGGCCGCATCATGCGGCCTTTTTGGCTCCTGCAAGGGTTCATTACAAACCTTGCCACAGGGTCCAAATCACCCGGAGACCAAGCAGAATGAGGATAGCGCCGGACAGCTTATCGATAATGGCCGCCTTCTCACGTAGTTTAGGCAGCAGTCTTGGGTGCGACAGCATCAGTGCCACTATTGTGTACCAAAGACCATCCACCACCAGCGGCGTCAGCACGATAATCGCCTTGCCTTCGAGGGTGGATGACGCCATAACAAACTGACTGAAAAGCGCCAGAAAAAACAGCAAAATCTTGGGGTTGAACAGCGATATGGCAATACCGTCCCGGGCCGCTTCTGAAAGAGTGGAAACCTTGCCCGCCGCGAGTTTCTCCTGCATCCCGCCTTTCGAGTTAAGCGCCCCCCACCCCATCCACATCAAATACAGGGCGCCAATCAGGGCAATGCCGTTAAATACCAGCGGCGCTTCTTTCATGGCGAGCGCCAGCCCCAGCAGGGTGATAAGCGCATACACCCCAATGCCGAGGGCATGGGCCCAGGCACAGGCGATACCTGCGCCTCTGCCGCCCCCCAGCGTGTGACGCACCACCATGGCCAGACTCGGTCCCGGCGACATGGCCCCCAAACAACACACGGCCAGCAGCGCCAGCCAAACACTCAAACTCATACTTCCCCCAATTTACTGCGAAATCCTGTTTGTCTTTTTACTGCCGGGCAAGGCTTACCACGATTCTCAGCGGCACGAATAAGCAGACACCTGAGTGCCTGAGCGCAGCACACAAAATCTGAGGTTGCCACTATACTGCAGCCCCATCAAAAGGTTGAAGTAAGAATTACAGCCTTCCACCCGAGGTCCAACTCATGGCCTGGCTCAGCCCCCTCATCACAGTCTGTTTTGGTCGAAGCGCAGTACACGCCCATAGTTATCACGATATTTCGTGACTTAGTCAGCAAAGTTCCCTCCTGAGTCCATGACGCCCCGACAGGGGCAGGCTATACTGCCGCCATGAATCAGCCACAGCCCCGACCAACACCCATGCCGACACAGGAAAGCTTTTTACCGGAGAACCGCCTGCTGCTGGATGCCGTCAGCGAAGGTATCTATGGTTTTGATTTGGATGGCCATGCGGTGTTCATCAACCCAGCGGCCGAGCGCATGACCGGCTGGAAGGCAGACGAACTGCTCGGTAAAACCATCCATAACTTCCACCATCACAGCCATGCCGATGGCAGCCACTATCCCCATGAAGATTGCCCCATCTATCAAACTCTGAAAGATGGCAAGGCGCGGGAGATCAGCAACGAGGTATTCTGGCGCAAGGATGGCAGCAGCTTCCCGGTACATTACAGCTCAACTCCGGTATGGCAGGACGGCAAGCTCAAGGGCGTAGTCGCGATATTTCGTGACATCAGTTTACAAAAGCAAACCGAACAGTCACTGCGCCAGGCGCTGGAGCAGGTGCAGGCGCTCTCGGAGCAGCTCGCCTCTGAAAACTCCCTGCTGCAGGCCGAACTTGAAGACAAGCGCGGTCCGTCGCAAATCACCGGCAGCAGCGACTGTATTCAAGACCTGCAGAAGCAAATTCGCCTGGTGGCCAACACCGACAGCACGGTATTGATACAGGGCGAAAATGGCACCGGCAAGGAGCTGGTCGCCCGGGAGCTTCACCAGCTCAGCAGCCGCCGTGATAAGCCGATGATCTCGGTTAACTGCGCCGCTTTCTCGGCGTCACTGCTAGAAAGCGAGCTCTTTGGCCACGAAAAGGGCGCCTTCACCGGTGCCAGCAGTCGCCGTAAAGGCCGCTTTGAACTGGCCCACAAGGGAACCCTGTTTTTGGATGAAGTGGCCGAGCTCAGTCTGGAGGCACAGTCCAAGCTGCTTAGGGTGATTCAGGAGCAGGAGTTTGAGCGTGTGGGTGGCAGCGAGCGCATCAAGGTAGATATCCGCCTGATAGCCGCCACTCACCACGACCTGCAAAAACGGGTCGAGCAGGGGCTGTTCAGGATGGATCTCTTCTACCGCCTGAATGTGTTTCCACTGAAAGTACCGCCACTTCGACAGCGTGCCGGGGACATTCCCGAACTGGTGCAGCAACTGCTGAAGAGTCTGTCTCAGAAGCTCGGCAAGCCACTGGCAGGGGTCGATGCCGCCAGCCTCAAACGCTTGCAGCAATACAGCTGGCCCGGCAATGTGCGCGAACTGCAAAACCTGCTGGAGCGTGAAGCGATTCTCACCCACCAGCCAATTCTGAAAATGAGCTCCATCCCCGGCAGCCAGGCTGCACCGGTTGCAGGAAAAACTCTGGCCGAGGTGGAGGCTAGTCATATTCTCTCGACTCTGGAAGATTGCGACTGGCGTATCTCGGGCCCCGGCGGTGTGGCGGCAGTACTGGGGCTACCACCCAGCACCCTGAGATCCCGGATGCAAAAACTCGGGATCCGCCGACCTAAGTAGCCATCGGCACTCTGACGGGCTTCTTCTCAGACGCACTTCTTGATGCGCCTACAGCACTTCAAGTGACTACAGCGCTTCATGTGACTACAGCCCCAGCTGTGGCTGTGGCTCCAGCTTCGCCTGTATCTACAGCTCTTGCCACCTATGTAAAGTCACGAAATATCGCCAAGTCACGATATTTCGTGACCACACCTTATCCAACACAAAGGAGGATATCAATAAAATCATATAGATAAATTAAAATTTCAGCTGGCACGGCTCTTGCCATTAGGCCCCTGTGTGAGTCATTCAGGAACAACCAAGGTGCAACAGAGCAATCAATCCCAGCAAAGCATTCCCGTTACTTTCATCCCCTCCAGCGAAGAGCCTTCAGCGCACAAGGAGCCTTCAGCGAAAAAGGCGCCTTCAGCGAAAAAGGCGCCATCAGCGAGCGGAGAGCCCTCAGCGCATAAAGATCCATCGGCCTCCAAAAAGCCGTCATCAAAATCGGCAGCCAAAAGCGGCGGCAAAATCCAGTTTCGAAGCCAGTCCGGTCTGTTTCAGCGTTGGCGCAGTGCCACCGGAGCTGGCCTGATAGCGCTGTTTTTTCTGCTGCCTTTTATCAGCTGGCAGGGGCGCCAGGCCATTTGGTTTGATTTGGGCAATCAGCAGTTTTACTTCTTCGGCACCAGCCTGTGGCCCCAGGATTTTACTCTGCTGGCCTGGGTGTTTATTGCCGCGGCCTTTGGTCTCTTTTTCGTGACCCTGTTTTGGGGCCGGGTCTGGTGCGGTTTTTTATGCCCACAAACCCAGTGGACCTTTATGTTTGCCTGGGTCGAAGAAAAGTTTGAAGGCAGCCGCAATCAACGCATCAATCTCGACAAGGCGCCCTGGAGCTGGGAGAAACTCACCAAACGGCTTGGGAAACACAGCAGCTGGTTGCTGATGTCACTGCTGACCGGCTGTGGCTTTATCGCCTACTTCGTACCGGCGCGGGAGTTGTATCCTGCCATCTTCAGCTTCAGCGCAGGATTCTGGGACACGGCCTGGGTATGGTTTTTTGCCATCTGTACCTACCTCAACGCCGGGTGGATGCGCGAGCAAATGTGCCTGCACTGTTGCCCCTATGCCCGCTTCCAATCTGCCATGTTCGACGAGTTCACCAAAACCGTGACTTACGATGCAGCCCGTGGCGAAAGCCGTGGGCCACGCAAGCGTAAGGCCGCCACCGACCTTGGCGACTGCGTGGACTGTAATCTGTGCGTGGAGGTGTGCCCCACCGGCATAGATATCCGCAACGGCTTGCAGTACGAGTGCATCAACTGCGGCGCCTGTGTCGATGCCTGTAACCAGACCATGGCCAACTTCGGCTATAAGCCCGACCTTATCGCCTTCACCAGTGAAGCGGGACTCAATGGTAAAACGCCGCCATTGTGGCAGCGCAAACGCTTTATCGGCTATGGTCTGGCACTGCTGGCCATTCTCGGCACCATGGGACTGGACATGGCGAGTCGCAGCAGTATCGAGCTCAACGTACTGCGCGACCGCCAAAGCCTTTACCGCGAAACCACGGGCGGCCAGATTGAAAACACCTATCTGCTTAAAATCCGCAATAAAACCCAGCAACCAAGGGAGTATCGGCTGGCCGTTTCAGGCACCCTGCCACTGTCGCTGTCGAAAACAGAGGTAAGCATCGCCCCCGGCGAGCAAGTCGAACTGCCACTGACGCTTACGGCGGCACCAGCAGACATTCAAACCAGCCGCAGTAAGCTCACCTTCACTGTCTCTGAATTCGTGTCTGCATCAGGGACTGCGTCAGGGGCTGATGAGGAAGCAGAGGCTGTCAGTCAGGATTCGGTGTTTTTCGCCCCCTGATGATTTTCCCCGCTGGAAGTTCAAGCGGCAACTGCCTCGGTGGCGTGAGGCAGGTTTGTGGGCCAGCTCAAACTCCGCTGCAGGAGTTGGCCCCTTTCACCTTGGATTAAGGGCGCATCATTATGCTGAGTGGGTATTTACGAAAGGAATGACCCATGATCCTCACTCTCAGCACCCTGATGACCCTGCTCCTCGTTGCCGCCGTGGTGGCGCTGCTCGTCGCCCGCAGCAAGGGGAAAGCCATCCCTCTGGCGGTTGTCCCCGTTATCGGAATGATGGCGCTGATGGTGGGTTCGGCCACCTACTTCGTGCACCGAGCCAGCGAGCAGCAGGACTATCGCGAGCTGTTATGGCAGCCACTGGCTGCGGATAAAATTCCCATGCTGGTGCAGGGTGGCTATACGGTGTTTGTGGATTTGCATTCCGACTGGTGTATGGCCTGTCAGACCAACCGCGTTGGTGTGCTGCATCGCCCCGAGGTGGTCAGCACCCTGCTTTCAGGCAAGGTGGTGTTAATGCAGGCCAACTGGAGCCAGGAAGCCGAGCGCATTGCGCCCCATTACGGCAGGGTAGCAGCACCCGGCTCGCCTTTTAACAAGGTCTACGGCCCGGGAATGCCAAGGGGACAGATATTACCATCGGAACTGAGCCCGAATGATGTAATCACTGCCATTCGAAGCGCCAAAGGCAGCTGATATTCAAAAAAAACGCCGGTAATAGCCGGCGTTTTATTATGCTGTGTGCCCGGTGAGATTAAATCTCGTAGTGCAGACCACACTCACGCTTTAACCCATTAAAGCGGGTGTCTTCTTCGCTCATGCCAAGCTCCAGTGGCTTGGTGGAGTGGGTGTCGCCCACCGACACATAGCCCTGCTCCCACAGCGGGTGATAGGGCAGATCAAACTTGGTCAGATACTGGTGCACGTCCTTGTTGCTCCACTCAATAATCGGCAGCAATTTAAAGCGCTTACCGTGAATGGCAAGGATAGGCAGCGCTTCGCGGGTCGACGCCTGGGTGCGGCGCAGGCCGGCAAACCAGGTACCCACTTCCAGCTCTTCCAGTGCCCGCTGCATCGGCTCAACCTTGTTGATGCGGTTGTAGCGCTCAAGGCCATCCAGCCCCTGCTCCCACAGCTTACCGAAGCGGGCCTCCTGCCAGGCAGCCGTCATCGGGGCGCGGTACACCTTGAGGTTAAGCTTAAGGCGTTCGGTCAGTTCATCGATAAAGCGGTAGGTTTCCGGGAACAAATACCCGGTATCGGTCAGCACCACAGGAACATCGCTTTTTACCTGCGTCACCAAATGCAGCATCACCGCCGCCTGGATACCAAAACTGGAGCTTACAATATGCTCGCCGGGTAATTCACGCAGCGCAAATTCAACCCGCTGGGCAGGCGTGGCCTTGGCCAGCTGTAGATTGATGTCCGCAAGCGCGGCCGATTGCTCGGCTGCGTCCAGACTAAGTAAATCGTGATAATTCATGCTTATCTCCAAGGGTTCTGGCGTCGCTACAGGTCTTGGCACCGGCCATAGGGCCGCCAAAACAAACGGGGGAAGCCTTGCTTCCTCCTGACTGGTCTCAGGCGTGGAAGTCGGTTTTACTGACTTTCACTTCGGCAACAACACCCACCCGAATCACAAAATCACCAAAACATTCACCTGGGTTACGCTCAACTGACCAGCGGCCAATCAAGGTATCCAGTGCAGCCAGAATTTCCGCTTCGGCTACGTTATCCAAATACAATTTCGGAATACGGGTACCGGCAGTGTTACCGCCCAGATACAGGTTGTATTTGCCAGGACCACGGCCCACTAATCCGGCCTCTGCCAACATGGCGCGGCCGCAGCCATTCGGGCAACCCACGACGCGCAGGATGATATGGTCGTCGGCAATGCCGTGCTTGCTCAAGATCCCTTCAACGTGGGTGACCAGGGTTGGCAGGTAACGTTCGGCTTCTGCCATCGCCAGCGGACACGTTGGCAATGACACGCAAGCCATTGAGTTTTTACGCTGAGTAGACACGTTTTCCAACAAACCATGACTGCGCGCCAGCTGCTCAATCTGTGCTTTATCTTCGGCTGCAACCCCTGCGATGACCAGGTTCTGGTTTGCCGTCATGCGAAGATCGCCTTTATGCACTTTGGCAATTTCAGCCACACCCGTTTTCAGCGGCTTACCCGGGTAATCGAGCAGACGGCCGTTTTCGATAAAGAGTGTTAAATGGTGCTTACCATCTATGCCTTCCACCCAACCAAAGCGATCGCCACGGTGGGTAAATTCGTAAGGACGGCTTGGGCCAAAGGCCACGCCAACCCGTTGTTCCACTTCAGATTTGAAAGCATCGACGCCGATACGATCTATCGTGTATTTGGTTTTGGCATTTTTCCGGTTAACCCGATCGCCGTAGTCACGCTGCACTGTCACCACGTGCTCTGCGACTTTCAGCACATGCTCAAGACCGATAAAGCCCAAATCTTCTGCCCGGCGCGGATAAGTGGTTTTATCGCCGTGGGTCATCGCAAGGCCGCCACCAACCAACACGTTAAAACCAACCAGCTGGCCATTTTCGGCGATAGCGACAAAGTTCAAGTCGTTGGCGTGAACATCGACATCGTTATGCGGCGGGATCACCACAGTGGTTTTAAACTTACGCGGCAGGTAGCTATCACCCAGCACCGGCTCAGTTTCCGTGGTTTCTACTTTTTCTTCGCCCAGCCAAATCTCGGCATAGGCGCGGGTTTTTGGCAGCAAATGCTCAGAGATTTTCGCAGCCCACTCATAAGCTTGCTGGTGCAACTCCGATTCCACAGGGTTTGAGGTACACAGCACGTTGCGGTTTACATCACCGGCGGTGGCAATCGAGTCGATGCCAATTTTATTCAGCATCTGGTGCATCGGCTTGATATCCGGTTTAAACACGCCGTGGAACTGGAAGGTCTGGCGGGTGGTTAACCGAATTGAGCCGTACATGGTGTGCTCGCGGGCAAATTCATCAATCGCCAGCCATTGCTCAGGCTTGATAATCCCGCCGGGCATGCGCGCCCGCAGCATCACATTATGCAGCGGCTCCAGCTTTTGCTCCGCGCGCTCAGCACGTAAGTCGCGGTCATCCTGCTGATACATGCCGTGAAAACGCACCAACATGAAGTTATCACCGGTAAAACCACCGGTAATTTCGTCTTTTAAATCTGTGGTGATAGTGCCACGCAGATGGTTGCTTTCAGCCTTCAGACGCTCGTTATCAGACAGCTGGCCCTGCACCTGCAGTTCAGGTTTAATTGGATATTGGCTCATTAATAAACATCCTTCTGATAACGCTTGTTCTCGCGTAACTCTTCGAAATACTCGTCGGCTGCTTCGTCAGACAAGCCACCGTGGGTTTGGGCAATTTGTAATAACGCCTGATGTACATCTTTCGCCATCCGGTTGCCGTCACCACAAATATATAAGTGCGCGCCTTGTTGCAGCCAAGACCAGACTTCGGCGCCTTTGGCTGCCAGTTTATCCTGCACATACACTTTTTGTGCTTGGTCGCGGCTAAATGCCACATCCAGGTGGGTTAACACGCCACGCTTCAAGTAGTCCTGAAGCTCCACCTGATATAAGAAATCACGGGTGAAATGCGGGTTGCCAAAGAACAGCCAGTTTTGACCGGTCGCACCTGCGTTATCACGCTCTTGCAAGAACGCCCTAAACGGCGCAATACCTGTGCCGGGGCCAATCATCAACACTGGCGTATCGGGGCTGGGCAGGCGGAAGTTGTCATTGTGTTCAACAAAGACTTTCACCGGCTCACCTTCGGCTAAGCGCTCAGCCAAGAAGCCAGAGGCACCGCCTAAATGGGTGCTGCCAAACGCATCGTAACGCACCACACCAACGGTTAAATGCACTTCTTCGCCCACTTCGGCTTGGCTTGAGGCGATGGAATACAAGCGTGGCTGCACTTTGCGCAGGCTGTCCACCAACTGCTGTGCGCTGATGTTGGCTGGGTTTTGCACAATCACATCGGCACTTTGTTTATCGGCCAGATAAGCGCGCAGCGCGTCTTTGTCTGCGCCAAGCGCCTGCAATTCGGCATTGTTGCTCGCCTCGGCGTACTTGGTCACCAGCGACGGGTAAGCCTGGGTGAGCTCCAGCTCGTCGGTTAACGCCGCTTGCAGGGTTAACGTCTGGCCAGACAGTTCAACTTGCTCGCTGCCAGTTAAGCCTGTGGCGGCCAGCACGCTGGCGACAAGCTCCGGCGCATTGCGGAAATACACCCCTAACGCATCTCCCGGCTGATAGCTCAGGCCGGAGCCTTCCAGCGAGATCTCAATATGACGCACGTCTTTGGTGGAATTACGCGCCGTGATCTTTTGATTAACACTTAACTCAGCTGTCGCTGGGTTTTGCTTATCATACTGGCTGTGGCTAGCCGCGGTGCCAGTCGCACCTGGCCATGCAATCACTCGTTCGCTACCGGCGCCTGATGCTTTAAGCAGCGGTGCAAACACATCCAAGGCTGCTTCCTGCCAGTTTTTCGCCCCCTCGGCATAATCAACGTCAAGCAGGGCTGGCTCATGCAAGCGTTTTGCACCTAATGCAGCCAGTTGGCTGTCAAAGTCAGTGGCGGTTTTGCAGAAAAACTCATAGCTGGTATCGCCAAGGCCCAACACGGCAAATTGCAGCTCGGGTAACTTCGGTGCCTTTTTACCAAACAGGAACTTATAGAAACTGACAGCGCTCTCGGGTGGCTCGCCCTCGCCGTAGGTCGAGGCAACAATGATCAGGAATTTTTCTTTGGCCAACGCATTCGTTTTATACGAGGCAATATCCTGTAACTGCACAGCTAAGCCACGGCTTTCTGCCGCCGCTTTGATTTTACTGGCCACGCCTTTGGCATTGCCGGTCTGCGATGCGTAAAGCACCGTTAAAGTAGCGGCTTCCTGGGCAGCTGGCGGCGCAGCAAAAGCCCCCCCAGCGGCAGATTGCGCGCTTGCCGCCAGATAACCACTGACCCAGGCCAGTTGCACGGCATTGAGCTCAAAAGTCAGTTGCTTGAGCTTGTCGACCTGCTCGGCACTGAGCGGAGA
This sequence is a window from Shewanella zhangzhouensis. Protein-coding genes within it:
- a CDS encoding phosphoadenylyl-sulfate reductase; amino-acid sequence: MNYHDLLSLDAAEQSAALADINLQLAKATPAQRVEFALRELPGEHIVSSSFGIQAAVMLHLVTQVKSDVPVVLTDTGYLFPETYRFIDELTERLKLNLKVYRAPMTAAWQEARFGKLWEQGLDGLERYNRINKVEPMQRALEELEVGTWFAGLRRTQASTREALPILAIHGKRFKLLPIIEWSNKDVHQYLTKFDLPYHPLWEQGYVSVGDTHSTKPLELGMSEEDTRFNGLKRECGLHYEI
- the cysI gene encoding assimilatory sulfite reductase (NADPH) hemoprotein subunit, whose protein sequence is MSQYPIKPELQVQGQLSDNERLKAESNHLRGTITTDLKDEITGGFTGDNFMLVRFHGMYQQDDRDLRAERAEQKLEPLHNVMLRARMPGGIIKPEQWLAIDEFAREHTMYGSIRLTTRQTFQFHGVFKPDIKPMHQMLNKIGIDSIATAGDVNRNVLCTSNPVESELHQQAYEWAAKISEHLLPKTRAYAEIWLGEEKVETTETEPVLGDSYLPRKFKTTVVIPPHNDVDVHANDLNFVAIAENGQLVGFNVLVGGGLAMTHGDKTTYPRRAEDLGFIGLEHVLKVAEHVVTVQRDYGDRVNRKNAKTKYTIDRIGVDAFKSEVEQRVGVAFGPSRPYEFTHRGDRFGWVEGIDGKHHLTLFIENGRLLDYPGKPLKTGVAEIAKVHKGDLRMTANQNLVIAGVAAEDKAQIEQLARSHGLLENVSTQRKNSMACVSLPTCPLAMAEAERYLPTLVTHVEGILSKHGIADDHIILRVVGCPNGCGRAMLAEAGLVGRGPGKYNLYLGGNTAGTRIPKLYLDNVAEAEILAALDTLIGRWSVERNPGECFGDFVIRVGVVAEVKVSKTDFHA
- a CDS encoding assimilatory sulfite reductase (NADPH) flavoprotein subunit, which codes for MLLKELSSLASPLSAEQVDKLKQLTFELNAVQLAWVSGYLAASAQSAAGGAFAAPPAAQEAATLTVLYASQTGNAKGVASKIKAAAESRGLAVQLQDIASYKTNALAKEKFLIIVASTYGEGEPPESAVSFYKFLFGKKAPKLPELQFAVLGLGDTSYEFFCKTATDFDSQLAALGAKRLHEPALLDVDYAEGAKNWQEAALDVFAPLLKASGAGSERVIAWPGATGTAASHSQYDKQNPATAELSVNQKITARNSTKDVRHIEISLEGSGLSYQPGDALGVYFRNAPELVASVLAATGLTGSEQVELSGQTLTLQAALTDELELTQAYPSLVTKYAEASNNAELQALGADKDALRAYLADKQSADVIVQNPANISAQQLVDSLRKVQPRLYSIASSQAEVGEEVHLTVGVVRYDAFGSTHLGGASGFLAERLAEGEPVKVFVEHNDNFRLPSPDTPVLMIGPGTGIAPFRAFLQERDNAGATGQNWLFFGNPHFTRDFLYQVELQDYLKRGVLTHLDVAFSRDQAQKVYVQDKLAAKGAEVWSWLQQGAHLYICGDGNRMAKDVHQALLQIAQTHGGLSDEAADEYFEELRENKRYQKDVY